The following proteins are encoded in a genomic region of Micromonospora olivasterospora:
- the corA gene encoding magnesium/cobalt transporter CorA, giving the protein MTDRVERSRDASPDGGRVIKPRAWAPVRAMTRILNADGSQRTPEPAGPGRSAVVDCGLYVKGRRQPGECHYAEALAVARSRNGFVWLGLHEPELAEMTEIAATFGLHELAVEDAVKAQQRPKLERFGDVSFLVLRTARYCEHAELTENSEVVETGQVMLFIGPHFLISVRHGDACRLSPVRADLEARHELLAHGPWAVAYAITDRVVDLYLEVADRLEDDLDVLEADVFDRQSSGRIQRIYQMKRELVEFKRAVVPLQRPLLTLTAEVNRQVPEEVRRYFRDVQDHLSRTVEQVNSYDDLLNSILQARLAQVTVDQNNDMRKIASWAAIAAVWTAIAGIYGMNFENMPELKMTYGYPVVLALMLAVSLTLYRWLRRNGWL; this is encoded by the coding sequence ATGACGGACCGGGTGGAGCGGAGCCGGGACGCGTCGCCGGACGGGGGGCGGGTGATCAAGCCCCGGGCCTGGGCGCCAGTCCGGGCCATGACCCGCATCCTGAACGCCGACGGCAGCCAGCGCACCCCCGAGCCGGCCGGTCCCGGCCGCAGCGCCGTCGTGGACTGCGGGCTCTACGTCAAGGGCAGGCGGCAGCCCGGCGAGTGCCACTACGCCGAGGCGCTCGCCGTCGCCCGCAGCCGGAACGGATTCGTCTGGCTCGGCCTGCACGAGCCCGAGCTGGCCGAGATGACCGAGATCGCCGCGACCTTCGGCCTGCACGAACTGGCCGTCGAGGACGCGGTCAAGGCCCAGCAGCGGCCCAAGCTGGAGCGCTTCGGCGACGTCAGTTTCCTCGTGCTGCGCACCGCGCGATACTGCGAGCACGCCGAGCTGACCGAGAACTCGGAGGTCGTCGAGACCGGACAGGTGATGCTCTTCATCGGCCCGCACTTCCTGATCAGCGTCCGGCACGGCGACGCCTGCCGGCTCTCTCCCGTCCGGGCCGACCTGGAGGCCAGGCACGAGCTGCTGGCGCACGGCCCGTGGGCGGTGGCGTACGCCATCACCGACCGCGTCGTCGACCTCTACCTGGAGGTGGCCGACCGGCTGGAGGACGACCTGGACGTGCTGGAGGCCGACGTGTTCGACCGGCAGAGCAGCGGTCGGATCCAGCGGATCTACCAGATGAAGCGGGAACTGGTCGAGTTCAAGCGGGCGGTGGTGCCGCTGCAACGGCCGCTGCTGACTCTCACCGCCGAGGTCAACCGGCAGGTCCCGGAGGAGGTGCGGCGCTACTTCCGGGACGTGCAGGACCACCTCAGCCGCACCGTCGAGCAGGTCAACTCGTACGACGACCTGCTCAACTCGATCCTCCAGGCGCGGCTGGCGCAGGTCACCGTCGACCAGAACAACGACATGCGCAAGATCGCGTCCTGGGCGGCTATCGCCGCGGTCTGGACCGCGATCGCCGGCATCTACGGCATGAACTTCGAGAACATGCCCGAGCTGAAGATGACGTACGGCTATCCGGTCGTCCTCGCCCTGATGCTGGCCGTCTCGCTCACCCTCTACCGCTGGCTCCGCCGCAACGGCTGGCTGTAG
- a CDS encoding UDP-N-acetylglucosamine--LPS N-acetylglucosamine transferase has translation MLVGSSGGHLAQLVALEPWYRDRSRSWVTFDTPDARSLLDGEDVVWAHHPTTRNVKNLLRNLWLAVRVFRGREVAAVVTTGAGVAVPFVVVARLRRIPTVYIEVYDRIDTPTLSARLCRPFLSAMLVQWEEQRRLYPKSTVVGNLL, from the coding sequence ATGCTCGTCGGCTCCAGCGGCGGGCATCTCGCCCAGCTGGTGGCGCTCGAGCCGTGGTACCGCGACCGGTCCCGCTCCTGGGTCACCTTCGACACCCCGGACGCCCGCTCGCTGCTCGACGGCGAGGACGTGGTCTGGGCGCACCACCCGACCACCCGGAACGTGAAGAACCTCCTGCGCAACCTCTGGCTCGCGGTCCGGGTGTTCCGCGGGCGGGAGGTGGCCGCGGTGGTCACCACCGGGGCGGGTGTCGCCGTCCCGTTCGTGGTGGTGGCCCGGCTGCGCCGCATCCCCACCGTCTACATCGAGGTGTACGACCGGATCGACACCCCGACGCTCTCCGCCCGACTGTGCCGGCCCTTCCTCTCCGCGATGCTCGTGCAGTGGGAGGAGCAGCGCCGGCTGTACCCGAAGTCGACCGTGGTGGGAAACCTTCTGTGA
- a CDS encoding rhomboid family intramembrane serine protease, with product MSESPPTTPACYRHPGRETYIRCTRCDRPICPDCMRDASVGHQCPECVNEGRRSVRPARTAFGGGAAGRLGYVTKTLIALNVLLMILSIASDRGGDAAAGGAGFGGLMGGSTPLTDWGSVLGQALFPDGSVHGIAHGEWYRLVTAMFLHYGVVHLLLNMWALWVLGRSLEANLGPLRFLALYLVAGLGGNVAAYLFSPENGTTAGASTAIFGLFAALIVIERRMGRSISSVLPILVINLVFTLTVPGISVPGHLGGLVTGGVLALALAYAPRSRRGLFQLAGGAVVVVALLGLALVRTAMLVG from the coding sequence GTGAGTGAGTCCCCGCCGACCACCCCGGCCTGCTACCGGCACCCCGGCCGGGAGACGTACATCCGGTGCACCCGCTGCGACCGGCCGATCTGCCCGGACTGCATGCGGGACGCCTCCGTCGGGCACCAGTGCCCCGAGTGCGTGAACGAGGGACGCCGTAGCGTGCGGCCGGCGCGTACCGCCTTCGGTGGCGGTGCGGCCGGCCGCCTCGGCTACGTCACCAAGACCCTCATCGCGCTGAACGTCCTGCTGATGATCCTCTCCATCGCCTCCGACCGGGGCGGGGACGCGGCGGCCGGCGGCGCGGGCTTCGGTGGCCTGATGGGCGGCAGCACCCCGCTGACCGACTGGGGCTCGGTGCTCGGCCAGGCCCTCTTCCCGGACGGCAGCGTGCACGGCATCGCGCACGGCGAGTGGTACCGCCTGGTCACCGCGATGTTCCTGCACTACGGCGTGGTGCACCTGCTGCTCAACATGTGGGCGCTCTGGGTGCTCGGCCGGTCGCTGGAGGCCAACCTCGGTCCGCTGCGCTTCCTCGCCCTGTACCTGGTCGCCGGGCTCGGCGGGAACGTGGCCGCCTACCTGTTCAGTCCCGAGAACGGCACCACGGCCGGGGCGTCGACCGCCATCTTCGGCCTCTTCGCCGCGCTGATCGTGATCGAGCGCCGAATGGGGCGGAGCATCTCGTCCGTCCTGCCGATCCTGGTGATCAACCTCGTCTTCACCCTGACCGTGCCGGGCATCTCCGTCCCGGGTCACCTCGGCGGCCTGGTCACCGGCGGGGTGCTGGCCCTCGCGCTGGCGTACGCCCCCAGGTCCCGGCGCGGGCTGTTCCAGCTCGCCGGCGGCGCGGTCGTGGTCGTGGCGCTGCTCGGCCTGGCGCTCGTCCGCACGGCGATGCTGGTCGGCTGA
- a CDS encoding PLP-dependent aminotransferase family protein: MTAEQLISFARGAPSLDIVDIEGLKAAAVRAFDADPAGITAYGTSVGYPPLRRWIAEKHGVEPAQVLVTNGSLQADAFLFDHLVRPGDAVVVERPTYDRTLLNLQRMGGEIHGVSIQPDGLDTAELRKLLESGVRPRLAHVIPNYQNPAGVTLSLEKRRELLDLAAEYDFTIFEDDPYADIRFRGEPLPSMLSLDTRGLVVHASSFTKTVCPGVRVGYLVGPADLIAEIARKATSLYISPGMVSEAIVHQFCVSGDIARSIETVSTALGERARVLAESLRRHIPQARFVEPDGGYFLWVELPEDVDVDRLTPAAAERGVAVVKGSDFVLDGGRHALRLAFSAVTADRIDEGVRRLAEAMEAVRG, translated from the coding sequence ATGACCGCCGAGCAGCTGATCTCGTTCGCCCGTGGGGCTCCCTCGCTGGACATCGTGGATATCGAGGGGCTCAAGGCCGCCGCCGTCCGCGCCTTCGACGCCGACCCCGCCGGGATCACGGCGTACGGCACCTCCGTCGGATACCCGCCCCTGCGGAGGTGGATCGCCGAGAAGCACGGCGTCGAGCCCGCCCAGGTGCTGGTCACCAACGGTTCGCTCCAGGCCGACGCATTCCTCTTCGACCACCTCGTACGCCCCGGCGACGCGGTCGTGGTCGAGCGCCCGACGTACGACCGGACCCTGCTGAACCTGCAGCGGATGGGCGGCGAGATCCACGGCGTGTCGATCCAACCCGACGGCCTCGACACCGCCGAGCTGCGCAAGCTGCTGGAGTCTGGGGTCCGGCCCCGGCTCGCGCACGTCATCCCGAACTACCAGAACCCGGCCGGGGTCACCCTGTCGCTGGAGAAGCGGCGGGAGCTGCTCGACCTGGCCGCCGAGTACGACTTCACGATCTTCGAGGACGACCCGTACGCCGACATCCGGTTCCGGGGCGAGCCGCTGCCGTCGATGCTCTCGCTGGACACCCGTGGCCTCGTGGTGCACGCCTCCAGCTTCACCAAGACGGTCTGCCCCGGCGTGCGGGTCGGCTACCTGGTCGGGCCGGCGGACCTGATCGCCGAGATCGCGAGGAAGGCCACGAGCCTCTACATCTCCCCGGGCATGGTCTCCGAGGCGATCGTGCACCAGTTCTGCGTCTCCGGCGACATCGCCCGCTCGATCGAGACGGTCAGCACGGCGCTGGGCGAGCGGGCCCGGGTGCTCGCCGAGTCGCTGCGCCGGCACATCCCGCAGGCGCGGTTCGTGGAGCCGGACGGCGGCTACTTCCTCTGGGTGGAGCTGCCGGAGGACGTGGATGTCGACCGGCTCACCCCGGCCGCCGCCGAGCGGGGCGTCGCGGTCGTCAAGGGCAGCGACTTCGTCCTCGACGGCGGCAGGCACGCGCTCCGGCTGGCCTTCTCGGCGGTCACGGCTGACCGGATCGACGAGGGCGTACGGCGGCTGGCGGAGGCGATGGAAGCCGTCCGGGGCTGA
- a CDS encoding sulfotransferase family protein — translation MTGQVSEAEQAGGESSTAPVTVLYVCGMPRSGSTLLDLMLGQFVGHCDVGELFYLWQSGVERNFRCACGEHFDACPFWGEVGRRAYGGWSRIDVADVRALQRRVDATARLPLILNPGLSPAFRRDLDRYTELLSRLYRAVAEVSGAQVVVDSTKRPSLAYILARAPEIDLRLVHVLRDPRGVAYSWSQVVELPEGTSAKGRMNQRSARLTARRWVTVNAMVAALARSGVPRVVVRYEDLVRDPRGELGRIAALTADVTGVVDPLAFLRDNEFEQAGSHAVAGGRIRMRTGAISLSLDEKWRREYAPGRRRLVGAMTWPLRRRYGYR, via the coding sequence ATGACCGGCCAGGTGTCCGAGGCAGAGCAGGCCGGCGGCGAGTCGAGCACCGCCCCCGTCACCGTCCTCTACGTCTGCGGCATGCCGCGCAGCGGGTCCACGCTGCTCGACCTGATGCTCGGCCAGTTCGTCGGGCACTGCGACGTCGGCGAGCTGTTCTACCTGTGGCAGTCCGGCGTCGAGCGGAACTTCCGGTGCGCCTGCGGGGAGCACTTCGACGCCTGCCCGTTCTGGGGCGAGGTCGGCCGGCGGGCGTACGGCGGGTGGTCGCGGATCGACGTGGCCGACGTACGGGCGCTGCAACGCCGGGTGGACGCGACGGCGCGACTGCCGCTGATCCTGAACCCCGGCCTGTCCCCGGCCTTCCGGCGCGACCTGGACCGCTACACCGAGCTGCTCAGCCGGCTCTACCGGGCGGTGGCGGAGGTGTCCGGGGCGCAGGTGGTGGTCGACTCGACCAAGCGCCCGTCGCTGGCGTACATCCTGGCCCGGGCCCCCGAGATCGACCTGCGGCTGGTGCACGTCCTGCGCGACCCGCGCGGGGTCGCGTACTCCTGGAGCCAGGTGGTCGAGCTGCCCGAGGGGACCTCGGCGAAGGGCCGGATGAACCAGCGCTCGGCGCGGCTGACCGCCCGGCGCTGGGTCACGGTCAACGCGATGGTTGCCGCCCTCGCCCGGTCGGGGGTGCCCAGGGTCGTCGTCCGGTACGAGGACCTGGTCCGCGACCCGCGCGGCGAGCTGGGCCGGATCGCCGCGCTCACCGCCGACGTGACCGGCGTGGTGGACCCGCTCGCGTTCCTGCGGGACAACGAGTTCGAGCAGGCCGGCTCGCACGCGGTGGCCGGCGGGCGGATCCGGATGCGCACCGGCGCGATCAGCCTGTCGCTGGACGAGAAGTGGCGCCGCGAGTACGCCCCGGGCCGCCGCCGGCTGGTCGGCGCGATGACCTGGCCGCTGCGCCGCCGCTACGGCTACCGCTGA
- a CDS encoding sulfotransferase family protein — MVGVSARVLFVGGLGRSGSTLLELVLAQHPDVCAVGEVVHLWERALGGDERCGCGERFSACDFWQRVGEHAFGGWSAVDRAEVLALKDAVDRTRHIPRLARGELSAGQLDQVRRYADLYTRIYAAAMAVTGAQTVVDSSKHASTAFALRWADDLDLRVVHLVRDSRAVAYSWAKQVRRPEVVDAEAYMPTFSPVTVSKLWTAQNAAFHLLATRAPVVRLRYEDFTADPRGTVARVRRFAGLADDPGALRVLDPSPPPLRRAHSIAGNPLRFNSGPLRVRQDDAWRTALPSRSRAVVSAATLPLRLRYGYVGLGRPGSTEAR, encoded by the coding sequence GTGGTGGGGGTGAGCGCCCGGGTGCTGTTCGTGGGCGGGCTGGGCCGCAGCGGCTCCACCCTGCTCGAACTGGTCCTGGCCCAGCACCCCGACGTCTGCGCCGTCGGCGAGGTGGTGCACCTGTGGGAGCGGGCGCTCGGCGGCGACGAGCGGTGCGGCTGCGGGGAGCGCTTCTCGGCCTGCGACTTCTGGCAGCGGGTCGGGGAGCACGCCTTCGGCGGCTGGTCGGCGGTCGACCGCGCCGAGGTGCTCGCGCTGAAGGACGCCGTCGACCGGACCCGGCACATCCCCCGGCTGGCCCGGGGCGAGCTGTCGGCCGGGCAGCTCGACCAGGTGCGCCGGTACGCCGACCTCTACACCCGGATCTACGCCGCCGCGATGGCCGTGACCGGCGCGCAGACCGTCGTCGACTCCAGCAAGCACGCCTCGACGGCGTTCGCCCTGCGCTGGGCGGACGACCTCGACCTGCGGGTGGTGCACCTGGTCCGGGACAGCCGGGCCGTGGCGTACTCGTGGGCGAAGCAGGTGCGCCGGCCCGAGGTGGTCGACGCCGAGGCGTACATGCCCACCTTCTCCCCGGTCACCGTGAGCAAGCTGTGGACGGCGCAGAACGCGGCGTTCCACCTGCTCGCCACCCGCGCCCCGGTGGTCCGGCTGCGCTACGAGGACTTCACCGCCGACCCGCGCGGCACGGTCGCCCGGGTCCGCCGCTTCGCCGGCCTGGCCGACGACCCCGGCGCGCTGCGGGTGCTGGACCCGTCGCCCCCACCGCTGCGAAGGGCGCACAGCATCGCCGGGAACCCGCTGCGGTTCAACTCGGGGCCGCTGCGGGTGCGGCAGGACGACGCCTGGCGGACGGCCCTGCCGTCGCGCAGCCGGGCGGTGGTGAGCGCCGCGACGCTGCCGCTGCGGCTGCGGTACGGATACGTCGGCCTCGGCCGGCCCGGTTCCACGGAGGCACGATGA
- a CDS encoding glycosyltransferase, which produces MVGTDVHRFDRLVEWLERWHAGLAGSVPEVRLVVQYGRSRAPRLPDAVPFLAHEELQRAMTEADLVVCHGGPATITEARRHEHLPIVVPRDPAHDEHVDNHQQLFARRLGAAGMVRLVESEADLVEALDKGVADPQAYALTADPDRPDPRVAAATAVGRIVEDLVCGRRVPRQRRWWG; this is translated from the coding sequence ATGGTCGGCACCGACGTGCACCGGTTCGACCGGCTCGTCGAGTGGCTGGAGCGCTGGCACGCCGGCCTGGCGGGCAGCGTCCCCGAGGTCCGGCTCGTCGTCCAGTACGGGCGCAGCCGCGCCCCCCGGCTGCCCGACGCGGTGCCGTTCCTGGCCCACGAGGAGCTCCAGCGGGCGATGACCGAGGCGGATCTCGTGGTCTGTCACGGCGGCCCGGCCACCATCACCGAGGCGCGCCGGCACGAGCACCTGCCGATCGTGGTGCCCCGGGACCCGGCCCACGACGAGCACGTCGACAACCATCAGCAGCTCTTCGCGCGCCGGCTCGGCGCGGCCGGGATGGTCCGGCTGGTCGAGTCGGAGGCGGACCTGGTCGAGGCGCTGGACAAGGGCGTCGCCGACCCGCAGGCGTACGCCCTGACCGCCGATCCGGACCGGCCCGACCCCCGGGTGGCGGCCGCGACGGCGGTCGGCCGGATCGTGGAGGACCTGGTCTGTGGCCGGCGGGTGCCGAGGCAGCGGCGGTGGTGGGGGTGA
- a CDS encoding PH domain-containing protein, which yields MRAELDPESSAVQWRVPRALPALKLAGAAALVALGLLFAEGDQVRLVLAGLAAAALAGWALRDLLAPVRLAVDPAGITVVSGFAGRRRLDWGSVEAITVDRRPRLGLTTEVLEIDTGDSLHLFGRYDLDAPPGEVAEALRAARPGPR from the coding sequence GTGCGAGCAGAGCTGGATCCGGAGTCGTCGGCGGTGCAGTGGCGGGTGCCGCGCGCCCTGCCCGCCCTGAAGCTGGCCGGCGCTGCGGCCCTGGTCGCGCTCGGGCTGCTCTTCGCCGAGGGCGACCAGGTGCGGCTCGTGCTGGCGGGGCTGGCCGCCGCCGCGCTGGCCGGCTGGGCGCTACGCGACCTGTTGGCGCCGGTGCGGCTCGCCGTCGATCCGGCGGGGATCACGGTGGTCAGCGGGTTCGCCGGCCGCCGGCGGCTCGACTGGGGCTCGGTCGAGGCGATCACGGTGGACCGCCGGCCCCGGCTGGGTCTGACCACCGAGGTCCTGGAGATCGACACGGGCGACTCGCTGCACCTGTTCGGCCGATACGACCTGGATGCCCCGCCGGGCGAGGTGGCCGAGGCGCTGCGCGCGGCCCGCCCGGGGCCGCGCTGA
- a CDS encoding N-acetylglucosaminyltransferase, producing the protein MRFCYHIQSHRSPEQVNRLVHAVKRYSPGCVVHISHDVNGTPLDLTELRSLPDVVIQTHEGGYGDFSHVDRYMAAVDWLNAEGVRVDWLVNITGQDYPIRPLGQCEAELVGSGADGFMEYWDAYGPESHWPRSRVHSRYHFQHRRLLPLSSRGKRLLRPIQAVNRVQPLVRVHVSYGLAVGRRARTPFGPDLRLHGGSAFSSLSWPVVAYLREYFDRRPDVVAYFRRCLSPVEAVFQTIVCSTDRFNLVPDCKRYFDFRDSTFNHPKSLTAEDLPRALASRAHFARKFDYEAAPELLDTLDAHLAAAAGR; encoded by the coding sequence GTGCGGTTTTGCTACCACATCCAGAGCCACCGGTCCCCCGAGCAGGTGAACCGGCTGGTCCACGCGGTCAAGCGGTACAGCCCTGGCTGCGTCGTCCACATCAGCCACGACGTCAACGGCACGCCGTTGGACCTCACCGAGCTGCGTTCCCTGCCGGATGTCGTGATTCAGACACATGAGGGCGGCTACGGTGACTTCAGCCACGTGGACCGCTACATGGCGGCAGTGGACTGGCTGAACGCCGAGGGCGTACGGGTCGACTGGCTGGTGAACATCACCGGACAGGACTACCCGATCCGGCCGCTCGGGCAGTGTGAGGCGGAGCTGGTCGGCTCGGGCGCGGACGGGTTCATGGAGTACTGGGACGCATACGGGCCGGAGAGCCACTGGCCGCGCAGCCGGGTCCACTCCAGGTACCACTTCCAGCACCGCCGGCTGCTCCCGCTCAGCTCGCGCGGCAAGCGGCTGCTCCGCCCGATCCAGGCGGTCAACCGGGTGCAGCCGCTGGTCCGGGTGCACGTGTCGTACGGGCTGGCGGTCGGCCGCCGGGCGCGTACCCCGTTCGGGCCCGACCTGCGGCTGCACGGCGGGTCGGCGTTCTCGTCGCTGAGCTGGCCCGTGGTGGCCTACCTGCGGGAGTACTTCGACCGGCGGCCCGACGTGGTGGCCTACTTCCGCCGCTGCCTGTCCCCGGTCGAGGCGGTCTTCCAGACCATCGTGTGCAGCACGGACCGGTTCAACCTGGTGCCCGACTGCAAGCGCTACTTCGACTTCCGCGACAGCACCTTCAACCACCCGAAGTCGCTCACCGCCGAGGACCTGCCCCGCGCGCTGGCCAGCCGGGCGCACTTCGCCCGCAAGTTCGACTACGAGGCCGCCCCGGAGCTGCTCGACACGCTCGACGCCCACCTGGCCGCCGCCGCGGGACGGTGA
- a CDS encoding glycosyltransferase family 2 protein, translated as MTEPTTSTGAPSVTAVVPTRDRPELLRKALDAILGQDHPGPVDVVVVYDQSEPDRSLADDPRVTVLVNERAPGLAGARNTGILAATGELVAFCDDDDEWLPGKLAAQVAALDAAPDGSFVSCGIRVDYDGRQVDRVLPVSRVPLAALLRDRHTELHPSTFLIRRDALLDGIGLVDEEIPGSYAEDYEFLLRAARHAPLVNLAEPYVTVRWHKRSYFAQRWETISTALQWLLGRYPEFATVPHGEARVSGQIAFAQAALGNRGEAVRWARRTLSRNPREPRAYLALAVASRAVDPDRVLRTLHKRGRGI; from the coding sequence ATGACCGAGCCGACGACCAGCACCGGCGCCCCGTCGGTGACCGCGGTGGTCCCCACCCGGGACCGCCCGGAGCTGCTGCGCAAGGCCCTCGACGCGATCCTCGGCCAGGACCACCCCGGCCCGGTCGACGTGGTGGTCGTCTACGACCAGTCCGAGCCGGACCGCTCGCTGGCCGACGACCCCCGGGTCACCGTCCTGGTCAACGAGCGCGCCCCGGGCCTGGCCGGCGCCCGCAACACGGGAATCCTGGCGGCGACCGGCGAGCTGGTGGCGTTCTGCGACGACGACGACGAGTGGCTGCCCGGCAAGCTCGCCGCGCAGGTGGCCGCCCTCGACGCCGCGCCCGACGGCTCGTTCGTGAGCTGCGGCATCCGGGTCGACTACGACGGCCGCCAGGTCGACCGGGTGCTGCCGGTGAGCCGGGTGCCGCTGGCCGCCCTGCTGCGGGACCGGCACACCGAGCTGCACCCGTCCACCTTCCTGATCCGGCGGGACGCCCTGCTCGACGGGATCGGGCTGGTCGACGAGGAGATCCCGGGCAGCTACGCGGAGGACTACGAGTTCCTGCTCCGGGCCGCCCGGCACGCTCCGCTGGTCAACCTGGCCGAGCCGTACGTGACGGTGCGCTGGCACAAGCGGTCGTACTTCGCGCAGCGCTGGGAGACGATCTCGACCGCGTTGCAGTGGCTGCTCGGCCGGTACCCGGAGTTCGCCACGGTGCCGCACGGCGAGGCGCGGGTCAGCGGGCAGATCGCCTTCGCCCAGGCGGCGCTGGGCAACCGGGGGGAGGCCGTCCGGTGGGCCCGGCGCACGCTGTCCCGTAACCCCCGGGAGCCGCGCGCGTACCTGGCCCTGGCCGTGGCCAGCCGGGCCGTCGACCCCGACCGCGTCCTGCGTACGCTGCACAAGCGCGGCCGGGGGATCTGA
- a CDS encoding peptidylprolyl isomerase produces the protein MGEAVYATLHTNAGPIRLELFPNHAPKTVRNFVDLAEGNQEYIDPRTGQPGKGPYYDGTISHRVISGFMIQMGDPTGTGRGGPGYKFADEFHPDLRFDRPYLLAMANAGPGTNGSQFFITVAPTPHLNNRHTIFGQVADEASAKVVDSIANTPTGPSDRPLQDVVIERVEIERNPA, from the coding sequence GTGGGCGAGGCTGTCTACGCCACACTGCACACCAACGCTGGCCCGATCAGGCTGGAGCTCTTTCCCAACCACGCCCCGAAGACGGTCCGCAACTTCGTGGACCTGGCCGAGGGCAACCAGGAGTACATCGACCCGCGTACGGGTCAGCCGGGCAAGGGGCCGTACTACGACGGCACCATCTCGCACCGGGTGATCAGCGGCTTCATGATCCAGATGGGCGACCCGACCGGCACCGGCCGTGGCGGCCCCGGCTACAAGTTCGCCGACGAGTTCCACCCGGACCTGCGCTTCGACCGGCCGTACCTGCTCGCCATGGCGAACGCCGGGCCGGGCACCAACGGCTCGCAGTTCTTCATCACGGTCGCGCCGACGCCGCACCTCAACAACCGGCACACCATCTTCGGCCAGGTGGCCGACGAGGCGTCGGCGAAGGTGGTGGACTCGATCGCCAACACCCCGACCGGCCCGAGCGACCGTCCGCTGCAGGACGTCGTCATCGAGCGCGTCGAGATCGAGCGCAACCCGGCCTGA
- a CDS encoding 3'(2'),5'-bisphosphate nucleotidase CysQ, with protein sequence MIEDGTGRRDDQAFAEWLAGRAGAALTALRETQGFADPAALKDAGDKVSHDLMTTALARWRPADAVLSEEQADSRRAWAGGNRPARLDADRVWIIDPLDGTREFSESGRTDWAVHVALWQRSAAPDGALVAGAVGMPARTTQHGEPLVLGTREPAAPPVDGPLRIAVSRTRPPAFVSELVAGIGARAVPMGSAGVKVCAVVTGEVDAYVHAGGQYEWDSAAPVAVALGTGMHASRIDGSPLRYNRDDPRLPDLLVCRPEHADTLLAAIDRYR encoded by the coding sequence GTGATCGAGGACGGGACGGGCCGCCGCGACGACCAGGCATTCGCCGAGTGGCTGGCCGGGCGTGCCGGCGCCGCGCTGACGGCGCTGCGCGAGACGCAGGGCTTCGCCGACCCGGCGGCGCTCAAGGACGCCGGCGACAAGGTCTCCCACGACCTGATGACGACGGCGCTGGCCCGCTGGCGGCCGGCCGACGCGGTGCTCTCCGAGGAGCAGGCGGACAGCCGGCGGGCCTGGGCCGGCGGAAACAGGCCGGCCCGGCTCGACGCGGACCGGGTCTGGATCATCGACCCCCTGGACGGCACCCGGGAGTTCTCCGAGTCCGGCCGCACCGACTGGGCGGTGCACGTGGCGCTCTGGCAGCGCTCCGCCGCGCCGGACGGTGCGCTGGTCGCCGGCGCGGTCGGCATGCCGGCCCGGACCACCCAGCACGGCGAGCCGCTGGTCCTCGGCACCCGGGAGCCCGCCGCGCCCCCGGTCGACGGGCCGCTGCGGATCGCGGTCAGCCGCACCCGCCCGCCCGCGTTCGTCAGCGAGCTGGTCGCCGGGATCGGCGCCCGGGCGGTGCCGATGGGCTCGGCCGGAGTGAAGGTCTGCGCGGTGGTGACGGGCGAGGTCGACGCGTACGTGCACGCCGGGGGCCAGTACGAGTGGGACTCGGCCGCCCCGGTCGCGGTCGCCCTCGGCACCGGCATGCACGCCTCCCGGATCGACGGCTCGCCGCTGCGCTACAACCGGGACGACCCCCGCCTTCCGGACCTGTTGGTCTGCCGGCCGGAGCACGCGGACACCCTACTGGCGGCCATTGACCGCTACCGTTGA